A portion of the Pseudorasbora parva isolate DD20220531a chromosome 1, ASM2467924v1, whole genome shotgun sequence genome contains these proteins:
- the LOC137080044 gene encoding histone H2B-like, producing MPEPAKSAPKKGSKKAVTKTAGKSGKKRKRSRKESYAIYVYKVLKQVHPDTGISSKAMGIMNSFVNDIFERIAGEASRLAHYNKRSTITSREIQTAVRLLLPGELAKHAVSEGTKAVTKYTSSK from the coding sequence ATGCCGGAGCCAGCGAAGTCCGCGCCCAAGAAGGGCTCGAAGAAGGCCGTCACTAAAACCGCCGGCAAGAGCGGAAAGAAGCGCAAGAGGTCCAGGAAGGAGAGCTACGCCATCTACGTGTACAAAGTCCTGAAGCAGGTTCATCCCGACACCGGCATCTCCTCCAAGGCGATGGGAATCATGAACTCTTTCGTCAACGACATCTTCGAGCGCATCGCCGGTGAAGCGTCTCGTCTCGCTCACTACAACAAGCGCTCCACCATCACATCGAGAGAGATCCAGACCGCCGTGCGTCTGCTGCTGCCCGGGGAGCTGGCCAAACACGCCGTGTCTGAGGGCACAAAGGCTGTGACCAAATACACCAGCTCAAAGTAA